The Athene noctua chromosome 3, bAthNoc1.hap1.1, whole genome shotgun sequence genome includes a region encoding these proteins:
- the SMIM45 gene encoding small integral membrane protein 45 has protein sequence MPHFLDWFVPVYLMISILILVGFGACIYYFEPGLQEAHKWRTQRPIMERDLRKTLMIRDNLAFGVPEV, from the coding sequence ATGCCCCACTTCTTGGACTGGTTTGTGCCAGTGTATCTGATGATCTCCATCCTCATCCTGGTGGGCTTTGGAGCCTGCATTTACTACTTCGAGCCAGGACTCCAGGAAGCCCATAAGTGGCGAACGCAGAGGCCAATCATGGAACGAGACCTTCGGAAGACACTGATGATTCGTGACAACCTGGCCTTTGGGGTGCCCGAGGTCTGA
- the CENPM gene encoding centromere protein M produces MSVLRPFNKLPELNAAVLLLVGSDEGLQQQLAEAILREKKSFRINIHLATSLPLPSERDHLRPRIDLIAFMIDIKSKYSLRNVEASLAYVDASFFLGKVCFLVTGVGRMKYCSVEMSAIWKLREVYSSPVLFCELELEGIRVATAQRLLRMLEICAGLIPGVSALYFGSLMSSSANY; encoded by the exons ATGTCGGTGCTGCGCCCTTTCAACAAGCTCCCGGAGCTCAACGCCGCCGTCCTCCTG CTGGTGGGTTCGGACGAaggcctccagcagcagctggcgGAGGCGATACTCCGAGAGAAGAAGAGCTTCAGGATCAACAT TCACCTTGCAACATCCCTCCCCTTACCTTCAGAGAGGGATCACCTTCGGCCCAGGATAGACCTGATCGCATTTATGATTGACATCAAGAGCAAATACAg CTTGAGGAATGTTGAAGCTTCCCTAGCTTATGTGGATGCCAGTTTCTTCCTGGGAAAAGTATGCTTTCTTGTCACTGGAG TTGGCAGGATGAAATACTGCAGCGTAGAGATGAGTGCCATCTGGAAACTGCGAGAAGTCTATTCCAGTCCTGTGCTATTCTGTGAGCTGGAG TTGGAGGGAATACGAGTTGCCACTGCTCAGCGACTTCTCCGGATGTTAGAGATCTGTGCTGGGCTCATACCAGGAGTTTCTGCCTTGTACTTTGGCTCACTGATGAGCAGCTCTGCTAATTACTAG